The Ogataea parapolymorpha DL-1 chromosome III, whole genome shotgun sequence nucleotide sequence CAGCCGCGCCACATTCACCAGACACCGCACCTGGTATTTAGGATCTAGaagctcctgctgctctttccAGTGGTACACCCTGAACACCTCGATGATGACATCGTTGTAGAAAAATCGCACACCGCGCACCCAGTACTCTGTCTCGGGCATGTACCCGAGCTCGTCCATGTAGCCCAGAATGTCGTCGGCTTGCACAATGGTGGTCTCGTACAGGTTTTGTACCAGGACAGACCGTTTTCCCGCGGCAGGAATGTCGGCGATTTGCAGCGTCCATATGCAATTATTCCAGCGCGGGCTCTGGAGGTCGGACATGAGCTCGCGGTCCTCTGCGCCGCCCTTTCTAGTCATGCGGATGCGGTACGACTCGATCTGGTTAATTTTGCCGGCTTTCTGCTCGGGCCTAAATGGGAACTTAGGCCGCAGAACCACCGTGTGCTGCTCCATTGGCTGTGGCCGCATCCCGGTGAGAGATTCCAGAGTGATCAGCAGCACGTCTGCCGAGCGAGTCGCCGAATACAGAgacagctgctggaccaTGTGcttttttttatttttatttatttaattaaATTGAATAAATCTATTTTTCTGTACGAATTTTCTCATTCACCACATGTACATAACTTTTTCATGAAATTGTAGCCTTTCGTGGCTTGTCAATTACAACACAGGGGTCCTGATCTTGGCTCTCACAGCCTTGACCTGGGTGTAGCTTTCGAAGGCCTCTGTGCCCATCTCTCTGCCTATACCACTCTGCTTGTAGCCACCAAATGGCACGGCGGCGTGGAAGTCGTTGTAGGTGTTGATCCACACAGAACCAGCCTCAAGTCTATCGGAGACGTAGAtggccttgttgatgtcctCGGTGTGCACACCAGAGCCCAGACCGAACTCGGAGTCGTTGGCCTTCTCAATGACTTCGTCGATGCTCTTGAACGGCAGAACAACGGCCACCGGACCGAAGATCTCCTCCTGGGTCAGCTGGCTGTCCTGCGGAACGTCGTAGAACACGGTAGGCTCGACAAAGTAGCCCTTGGAGCCGATTCTGTTGCCTCCGGTAAGCAGCTTGAGGCTCGTCTTCTTTCCGATCTCAATGTACTTGAGCACCTCCTCGAACTGGTCTGGGGTGGACTGTGCGCCTTGGAAAACACCCTCTTCGAAGGCATTGCCAAccttgagcttctcaacCGCAGCCTTGAACTTTTGCAGGAAACTGTTGTACCATTCTGGGTTGGTGGCCTGGATGTAAATTCTGGAGCCGGCACAGCAAACCTCTCCGccgttgaagaaaatacCCGTGATGAGGTTTTGGATGGTCTCCTCGATGTTACAGTCCTCAAAGACGATATTTGGCGATTTTCcgccgagctcgagagTGACTTTTTTGATCGTTTTAGCGGCCTCGGCCATGACACCTTGGCCGACAGAAGTAGAGCCGGTGAAGGCGACTTTTTTCACTAGAGGGTGGTGCAAGATGGCGTTACCGCAGCCTCTGCCGCTGCCAGGGATGACGTTGACAACACCGGCCGGGAATCCGGCCTCTTTGACCAACTTGCAGACATACAGGTTGGACAATGGAGTGGCGCTAGCTGGCTTGAGCACGACAACGTTACCTGTGGCTAAAGCCGGGCCGATTTTCCACGCAAACATCATGAGCGGGAAGTTCCACGGGGTAATGGCGCCGCACACCCCGAGTGGTTCCCTTTTTGTGTAGCTCATATGGGTGAGCCCCGTGTCGACGAGACGGCCGTCCTTCTTGTCGCAGAAGCCGGCGCAGTATCTGAGGGTGCTGATAACAATGCCGAGGTCGAACGTGGAGCACAAGAGCGACTTTCCGTTGTCGAGCGACTCGATCTGGCTCAGCAGCTCTCTGTCGCGCTCGATGAGATCTgcgagcttgttgagcagcttggctCTCTCCGATCCCTCGGTCAATTTCCACTGCTTGAACGCCTTGTATGCGGCCTGCACGGCAACGTCGACGTCCTCGGCCTCAGCCATCTGGACGTCGCACAAATGCTCCTCGTTCAGCGGAGAGCTGACTTTAAAAGTTTTACCGGACTTAGCAGCGACGAActcgttgttgatgaacagGCCGGTAGGCTGCTCGTACGATTTGTTGATGATAGGAAAAGTTAGCTTTTGAACGTGGGCCATTGCGTGTAAACGTCGGACGAAAGATAACGCTCTCATGGTGGAACTGGTGTGGTTATATACGAAAAACGCCGTTCGTCCAGAAATTTTAGGAGATGCGTATTCGTCGTGTACTGTTGTCG carries:
- a CDS encoding Potassium-activated aldehyde dehydrogenase, mitochondrial; translation: MAHVQKLTFPIINKSYEQPTGLFINNEFVAAKSGKTFKVSSPLNEEHLCDVQMAEAEDVDVAVQAAYKAFKQWKLTEGSERAKLLNKLADLIERDRELLSQIESLDNGKSLLCSTFDLGIVISTLRYCAGFCDKKDGRLVDTGLTHMSYTKREPLGVCGAITPWNFPLMMFAWKIGPALATGNVVVLKPASATPLSNLYVCKLVKEAGFPAGVVNVIPGSGRGCGNAILHHPLVKKVAFTGSTSVGQGVMAEAAKTIKKVTLELGGKSPNIVFEDCNIEETIQNLITGIFFNGGEVCCAGSRIYIQATNPEWYNSFLQKFKAAVEKLKVGNAFEEGVFQGAQSTPDQFEEVLKYIEIGKKTSLKLLTGGNRIGSKGYFVEPTVFYDVPQDSQLTQEEIFGPVAVVLPFKSIDEVIEKANDSEFGLGSGVHTEDINKAIYVSDRLEAGSVWINTYNDFHAAVPFGGYKQSGIGREMGTEAFESYTQVKAVRAKIRTPVL
- a CDS encoding Mediator of RNA polymerase II transcription subunit 18, translating into MVQQLSLYSATRSADVLLITLESLTGMRPQPMEQHTVVLRPKFPFRPEQKAGKINQIESYRIRMTRKGGAEDRELMSDLQSPRWNNCIWTLQIADIPAAGKRSVLVQNLYETTIVQADDILGYMDELGYMPETEYWVRGVRFFYNDVIIEVFRVYHWKEQQELLDPKYQVRCLVNVARLNDLDSVARGTKQLEALKTELSGLIELDLYERTSLDGRVNWN